The DNA window CATCTTTGTCTTTTACCAATGTATCCAGCTGCTTGCGGCTGCTCTCCACAACTTCATCCACTACGTTGAGCGCCGCAGTCTCGCTCAGGACCACTGGGTCACAGGCGTGCGCGGGGAAGAGCTGCGCTTTGAAATGCCGGGCCAGACCCAGAGCGTAAGACAAAGCGCCTTCCGAAGCTTCGCTGAAGTCGGTAAGGAATAAGATGTTCTTGAAGGAAATACTCGTAACGGTTTCCAGGGCTTGCATAAAGACCTCCTCAAATTGAACTCAGCCTCAACGGTGGCCCCGAGTTCGCCTTCCATGGCTGCTTGGGTCACGGTGCAAGCGGTTGGCGCCGGCTGTAATCGCGCACCACTGTTCTTGAAGCCTAAATCCGGTCCCACCAAGTATTCTGCCTTCGCCGCAGACCGGCGGCAGTGACCTGCATCACGCAAGTAAAAGCAAAGAAGGACGCGAGGTGACTCGCATCCTTCTTTGAGGTAATAGCCAATCGTAGCTTTTTGAGTAGCAACTAGGTCGTTGCAGTTTTGAGAAGTTGTTCGTCACCTCCTTCTTGAAGTTCTTTGACAAGATTCTCATCCTGTTCAAAAAGCCGCTTGAGCTGCTTCAGGTCATGGTCCAGCACTTTTTCCGGATCAGCGCCGAACAGTTCGGCCAGGAAGCGCCCCAGGATTCCCGCCGGCGGGCGATAAAACATGCGGACGCGCAGCCGGGTGCTGGCGTCGTAGTTGGCATCAAAGCGCGCGATGCCAAAATTCCCAACCATGGAACCGGGCAGGCTCTTCCATTCCACCGTGGTGTTGGGGACGGTCTGGGTAATCATGCCCTCCCATTGAATGGGTATGTTCGCCGGACCAACGATGGTCCAGCGGTACAGGTTCTCACCCAGCCGCTCAATATTGGAGATATGAGAAAAGACCTTGGGATAATTCTCCGGGTTGGTCCAGAAGCCGTAAAGGTCGGAAAGGGGAGCATTGATGGTGATGGTCCGGTCCAGCTCGTAACCGGGAGAGTCTTGCGAAAGCGCAAGCATGGAGTAGGGGTTTCTTTCGAGCAGGCTGGTCGCGGCCATTCCGGCGCCCAGTAGGGAAAGGATCAATCCGGGGTTGTCTTTCCGTTTCCAGCCGTACACCGCGGCAGCGGTCCCCAGCGCGCCGACCACCAGCCTCTTGGATGGGTTCCAGTTGAGCAGCGTTTGCTTGCGTATCGCATGATAGGAATCGGGTTCATTTTCAGCCGGAGGCACTGGATGAATCTCAAGGTGGTCCAGCACTTCGTTCACTCCGTCCATGGTCTCTACCGCGTGGACTAGTTCTTTGGCTTCCACGTCCGGCGCGGTTCCCCACAGGGTGACCGTGCCGGCGTCAGACGCTACGTGGATTCTGTGCGGGTCGGAAACGATTCTCCCCATGCGCGAGCGGATCCGTTCTTCCAGTACGCGGTCTTCCGGCGGCCGGTGATGAAAGCCCGGCCATACATGACTGGCCAGCCCGGAGAGCCTGTGCTGGCTGTCGCGCAGGCTTTTGGAAGCGGCTTGGCCAACGTCTTTCGCCAGGCGCCCTGCTTTCTTTGTGAAAAGATCACGGCGCTCTGCACCGCGTTTGGGATCAAGAAAATAATAGGCGGCTGCTCCGGCGGCAATGCCGGTCAGCAGCGTCCAGCTGGCGGTTCTGTTGCCGGCCATTAGACACCTCCTTGCGCTCAAGCTCAGTGTCGCTCGGGGCAGCGGATTTCACCGTGATGGTCATCACTTGGTGCGCGCACGCACGAACCGTGAGCGTACGTCTCGCGACACGTCGCGGCCAGCCGCGCAATCGGCGGCTTCCCGCATATTTACTGGGGGAAAACAGGTGTGATGGCCATCACATCCCCTTTGTGATTGGCGGCTTAGCCTATAGGGGTGATTTGAGTGCAGCATAAAGAAGAGAGGTACCATTCATGACCGCGGCCTATAACCTTCATATCATTGAGAACTGCCTGAAGTGCGATTTTCGCGAAGACCATCTGTTTTGCAATCTGCCTCGGGAAGCGCTGATCAAGCTGCAAGCGATCAAAGCGACGTCCGTCTATCCCAAGGGAACTCTGCTTTGCCTGGAAGGCCAGTCGCCGCGTGGCATTTATATTCTGTGCACCGGCCGGGCCAAGCTCTCCACCACGTCAGCCGAAGGCAAAAGCATCATCTTACGTATTGCCGAGCCGGGCGAAGTCCTGGGTTTGACCGCCGCCGTTTCCAACACGCCTTACGAAGCCACCATTGAGACCATGGAACCCAGCCAGGCGAATTTCATCTCGCAAGGAGACTTTGTCAAGTTCCTGCAAGAATTTCCTGACGTGGGCCTGAAGGTGGCCCAGCAGCTTACCCATAACTGCAAGTGCGCTTACAGCGAGATCCGTTCGCTCGGACTTTCCAACTCCGTGCCGGAAAAGATTGCCAAGCTCTTGTTGAGCTGGGCGCAGAATCCCGTCAACATTCCCCGGAGAATTGACCAGGGTATACCCATCCGGGTAACGCTCACGCAGGAAGAGATCGCGCAGTTCGTAGGCACCACCAGGGAGACCGTTTCCCGCGTGCTGGGTGATTTTCGCAAGAAGGGCTGGCTGAAGATCAGAGGAGCGACGTGGTGCATTTTGGACAAGCCAGCTTTAGAGAAGATGGTGACCACGTAAAAGGGCCGTCACACGTCTTGGTGACCGCCATCACTTACGCGCGGACTAGAGGCAGGCTATAAGTTCTCAAATGGATTCCACAATTGTTGCAAAGGATGATGCTGTGAATGACCTTTATGAAGGCCTGTCGGCGGAAGCGGTCGAAGAATTGAAAAAGCATGAACACTCCGCGATCGTCCCCAGCGGCGGCAAGCTGATTGAACATGGCGTCCTGCCGGAGAATTTGGTCATCGTCAACTCCGGCGCCGTGGACATTTCTGTTCCCGCTGCCGGAAGCCACGTCTCGCTGGGCTCTGCCGGTCCAGGCAAAGTCTTTGGTATGCGCGCGGTGATCGCCGGAGAGACCCCTGAGATCAACGTAACATGCCTGGACGAATGTTCGGTCACGCTGGTCCCCCGGAAAGAATTCATGGCCATACTGCAAAAGTATCCCAACATCTACTTTGCCGTGGCCCGCGTGCTCAGCGCTGATCTGAAAATTGCCGACCGCCTTATTCGCGATTGCTCGCGCCGCCCGGTCCTGGTCAACCGTGCCAAGGTCGGACAACGGATGTGACGATGGTCACAGCGGCAGTTTGCGCGGTTTGTTAACGTGTGTTGTAAATGGACTCTTCTTCCAGCGCCTTGGCATCGGGGGAAGCCCGGCGCTGGAAGAAGCTGTCCAGATCAAAAAAGCGCTCCTAATCGCTTTTCGTCAAAAAGAGAGTCGGCCATCGGCTCTCTTTTTCTTGCTCCAGAGGCGGCCGGCAAATCCTTAATATGTCCTAAATTGAACAAGTCCTAATTTGTTCAGAGAGAGTACTAAGTATATTTTTGATCGGCAAATCATTTGCCGCGCACATTGTGATGCGCGTAAGATTCTCAGGTTAGTTCTGCTGCATCAGCGTGTTCCTTGCGGAGGACGCGCTGTGGTACCTGAGCTATCGCCCACAAAAAGCCCGCAAGTTCGTTCGCGTGTTGTGATTTAAGTCACAGATTCCACTTTGTAAAGTTTTCTATACTCCCTGCTTTGTAACTCCAAACAGGAGAAATGCGAGGCCCGCTCATGCTGGGAAATACACACCTGAGGTATACCGGGGTTGCTGCTTTCGTACTGTTGCTGTTGGCATTGTGCTTTGCCGGAACCAGGCTACAGGCCAATGACAAGAGCGCCGGTGCGAAGGACCCAAGCAATCAAGGCGCTGATAAAGGCCATAATAAGAAAGCCCCCAAAGCGGAAACTGCGGTGGATCCTGCCCAATACGTAGGCGAGGAAACCTGCAAGACTTGCCATGAAGATCAGGCAAAAAGCTACGACCGAGGTCCCCACTGGAAAACAGCGCTGGACAAGAAACATGGCCCGGAGTGGCAGGGCTGCGAATCCTGCCATGGCCCAGGCAAGGCGCACGCCGAATCAGCCGACCCGGAGAAGATCATCCACTTCGGCGGCCTGTCGCGGGAAGAGTCTTCCAAGCGATGCTTAAGCTGCCACGAGTTCGGCGAAGAGCACAGCAATTTTCTTCGTTCGCAGCACCTCAAGAACAATGTGGGATGCGTGGATTGCCACTCCGTCCATTCGCCCAAGGTCAACCGGCAATTGCTGAAAGCCGCGCAGCCTGCTCTGTGCTACTCCTGCCACCAGGAAGTGAAGCCTGATTTCTCCAAGCCCTTCCACCATCGGGTGAATGAAGGCTTGGTCAATTGCACCAACTGCCACAACCAGCACGGCGGCTTCTTGTCTCGTCAATTGCGCTCCACCGCCGCCCAGGACCAGGTTTGCTTTAACTGCCACACTGACAAAGCAGGTCCCTTCGCCTGGGAGCACGCGCCCATCAAGACTGAGGGCTGCGTCTCCTGCCATACGCCTCACGGCTCCAGCAATCCGCGTCTGCTCAAGCGCAGCAACGTAAATCTGCTTTGCCTGGAATGCCACACGCTCACGGTGGATGCACCAGCTCCGGCGGCTCCCTCGTTCCATAACCAGGCCACGAAGTATCAAGCTTGCACTTTGTGCCACACAGCAATTCACGGTTCCAATTCAGACCGTGTGTTCTTCAAACCGTAAAACGGAGGTGATGAGATGAACAAAATTTTACACACGCTCGATATGTGG is part of the Terriglobia bacterium genome and encodes:
- a CDS encoding BON domain-containing protein; this encodes MAGNRTASWTLLTGIAAGAAAYYFLDPKRGAERRDLFTKKAGRLAKDVGQAASKSLRDSQHRLSGLASHVWPGFHHRPPEDRVLEERIRSRMGRIVSDPHRIHVASDAGTVTLWGTAPDVEAKELVHAVETMDGVNEVLDHLEIHPVPPAENEPDSYHAIRKQTLLNWNPSKRLVVGALGTAAAVYGWKRKDNPGLILSLLGAGMAATSLLERNPYSMLALSQDSPGYELDRTITINAPLSDLYGFWTNPENYPKVFSHISNIERLGENLYRWTIVGPANIPIQWEGMITQTVPNTTVEWKSLPGSMVGNFGIARFDANYDASTRLRVRMFYRPPAGILGRFLAELFGADPEKVLDHDLKQLKRLFEQDENLVKELQEGGDEQLLKTATT
- a CDS encoding Crp/Fnr family transcriptional regulator, which produces MTAAYNLHIIENCLKCDFREDHLFCNLPREALIKLQAIKATSVYPKGTLLCLEGQSPRGIYILCTGRAKLSTTSAEGKSIILRIAEPGEVLGLTAAVSNTPYEATIETMEPSQANFISQGDFVKFLQEFPDVGLKVAQQLTHNCKCAYSEIRSLGLSNSVPEKIAKLLLSWAQNPVNIPRRIDQGIPIRVTLTQEEIAQFVGTTRETVSRVLGDFRKKGWLKIRGATWCILDKPALEKMVTT
- a CDS encoding cyclic nucleotide-binding domain-containing protein translates to MNDLYEGLSAEAVEELKKHEHSAIVPSGGKLIEHGVLPENLVIVNSGAVDISVPAAGSHVSLGSAGPGKVFGMRAVIAGETPEINVTCLDECSVTLVPRKEFMAILQKYPNIYFAVARVLSADLKIADRLIRDCSRRPVLVNRAKVGQRM
- a CDS encoding DmsE family decaheme c-type cytochrome; this encodes MRGPLMLGNTHLRYTGVAAFVLLLLALCFAGTRLQANDKSAGAKDPSNQGADKGHNKKAPKAETAVDPAQYVGEETCKTCHEDQAKSYDRGPHWKTALDKKHGPEWQGCESCHGPGKAHAESADPEKIIHFGGLSREESSKRCLSCHEFGEEHSNFLRSQHLKNNVGCVDCHSVHSPKVNRQLLKAAQPALCYSCHQEVKPDFSKPFHHRVNEGLVNCTNCHNQHGGFLSRQLRSTAAQDQVCFNCHTDKAGPFAWEHAPIKTEGCVSCHTPHGSSNPRLLKRSNVNLLCLECHTLTVDAPAPAAPSFHNQATKYQACTLCHTAIHGSNSDRVFFKP